In Proteus vulgaris, one DNA window encodes the following:
- the rpsJ gene encoding 30S ribosomal protein S10, with protein sequence MQNQRIRIRLKAFDHRLIDQSTAEIVETAKRTGAQVRGPIPLPTRKERFTVLISPHVNKDARDQYEIRTHKRLVDIVEPTEKTVDALMRLDLAAGVDVQISLG encoded by the coding sequence ATGCAGAACCAAAGAATCCGTATCCGCCTGAAAGCTTTTGATCATCGTCTGATTGATCAATCAACTGCGGAAATCGTAGAGACTGCTAAGCGCACTGGTGCGCAAGTTCGTGGTCCAATCCCACTGCCGACTCGCAAAGAGCGTTTCACAGTGTTGATTTCTCCGCACGTTAATAAAGATGCGCGTGATCAGTATGAAATTCGCACTCACAAACGTCTGGTTGACATCGTTGAGCCAACCGAGAAAACCGTTGATGCTCTGATGCGTCTGGATCTGGCTGCCGGCGTAGACGTGCAGATCAGCCTAGGTTAA
- the rplC gene encoding 50S ribosomal protein L3: protein MIGLVGKKVGMTRIFTEDGVSIPVTVIEIENNRVTQVRDLEKDGYRAIQVTTGSKKANRVLKPEAGHFAKAGVEAGRLLREFRLNEGEEYTVGQSISVEIFADVKKVDVTGTSKGKGFAGTVKRWNFRTQDATHGNSLSHRVPGSIGQNQTPGKVFKGKKMAGQLGNEQVTVQSLEVVRVDAERNLLLVKGAVPGATGSDLIVKPAVKA, encoded by the coding sequence ATGATTGGTTTAGTCGGTAAGAAAGTAGGAATGACGCGTATCTTCACTGAAGATGGCGTTTCAATCCCTGTAACCGTTATCGAAATTGAAAACAACCGTGTTACTCAGGTCAGAGATCTGGAGAAAGACGGTTATCGTGCCATTCAGGTGACTACTGGTAGCAAAAAAGCTAACCGTGTACTGAAACCTGAAGCAGGTCATTTTGCTAAAGCTGGTGTCGAAGCTGGCCGCTTACTACGTGAATTCCGTCTGAATGAAGGCGAAGAATACACTGTAGGTCAAAGCATTAGCGTAGAAATTTTCGCTGACGTTAAAAAAGTCGACGTTACTGGAACATCTAAAGGTAAAGGTTTTGCTGGTACTGTAAAGCGCTGGAACTTCCGTACTCAAGATGCTACCCACGGTAACTCCTTGTCTCACCGTGTTCCGGGTTCTATCGGTCAGAACCAGACTCCGGGTAAGGTGTTCAAAGGCAAGAAAATGGCAGGTCAACTGGGTAACGAACAAGTTACCGTTCAGAGCCTGGAAGTAGTACGTGTTGACGCTGAGCGCAACCTGCTGCTGGTCAAAGGTGCTGTTCCAGGTGCAACTGGCAGTGACCTGATCGTTAAACCAGCTGTCAAGGCGTAA
- the rplD gene encoding 50S ribosomal protein L4, whose translation MELVMKDAQGALTVSETTFGRDFNEALVHQVVVAYAAGARQGTRAQKTRAEVSGSGKKPWRQKGTGRARSGSIKSPIWRSGGVSFAAKPQDHSQKVNKKMYRGALKSILSELVRQDRLIVVEKFSVEAPKTKLLAQKLKDMALEDVLIITADVDENLYLAARNLYKVDVRDAATIDPVSLIAFDKVVMTADAVKQVEEMLA comes from the coding sequence ATGGAATTGGTAATGAAAGACGCGCAAGGCGCGCTGACTGTTTCCGAAACTACCTTCGGGCGTGACTTTAACGAAGCGCTTGTGCATCAAGTAGTCGTTGCATACGCTGCTGGTGCTCGTCAAGGTACTCGTGCTCAGAAAACCCGTGCTGAAGTTTCTGGTTCAGGCAAAAAGCCTTGGAGACAGAAAGGTACAGGTCGTGCACGTTCAGGTTCAATCAAGAGCCCAATTTGGCGCTCTGGTGGTGTTAGCTTCGCAGCTAAACCACAGGACCACAGTCAAAAAGTAAACAAAAAGATGTACCGTGGTGCTCTGAAGAGCATTCTGTCTGAGCTGGTACGTCAAGATCGTCTGATCGTCGTAGAGAAGTTCTCTGTTGAAGCGCCTAAAACTAAACTTTTAGCACAGAAACTGAAAGATATGGCTCTGGAAGATGTTCTGATCATCACTGCTGATGTAGATGAGAATCTGTATTTAGCAGCACGCAACTTATATAAAGTTGACGTACGTGATGCAGCAACAATCGACCCTGTTAGCTTAATCGCCTTCGACAAAGTCGTCATGACTGCTGACGCTGTGAAGCAAGTTGAGGAGATGCTGGCATGA
- the rplW gene encoding 50S ribosomal protein L23, whose translation MIREERLLKVLRAPHVSEKASIAMEKSNTIVLKVAKDATKAEIKAAVQKLFEVEVESVNTLLMKGKVKRHGQRIGRRSDWKKAYVTLKEGQNLDFVGGAE comes from the coding sequence ATGATCCGTGAAGAACGTCTGCTGAAAGTACTGCGCGCGCCGCATGTATCTGAAAAAGCTTCTATCGCGATGGAAAAATCAAACACCATCGTTCTCAAAGTTGCTAAAGACGCGACCAAAGCAGAGATTAAAGCAGCTGTACAAAAACTGTTTGAAGTCGAAGTTGAAAGTGTTAACACTCTGCTGATGAAAGGCAAAGTGAAACGTCACGGTCAGCGTATTGGTCGTCGTAGCGACTGGAAAAAAGCTTACGTCACCCTGAAGGAAGGCCAGAATCTGGACTTCGTCGGCGGCGCTGAGTAA